A DNA window from Mucilaginibacter xinganensis contains the following coding sequences:
- a CDS encoding SusC/RagA family TonB-linked outer membrane protein, which yields MKKNLLSFFLLLFCFSSAFAQNRVIKGKVTDQKDGLPLPGVTVMAKGAASTGTQTDLNGLYTLTIPDGIKSLSFKYIGYKEAILPVSGAVLDVQMEADPKQLTEVVVVGYGTQKRGSLTGSIASVSGKDVAETPVTTFEQAIQGKTAGVNIQAEGGKLGQGIKISVRGQSSISAGTQPLVVIDGIIVNQTDLSSNGATSNPLADINFNDIESYQVLKDAAASAIYGARASNGVILITTKKGKAGTAKINFNAQYGSSVPSRHRKFLNSDQWLQIEQRSVVGAAKQDVLNGYFETLQDALDYENLDNTFTGLAAGNTKWNSTNTDWEKQAFQSAPMQQYDLNFSGGSEKTTYFIGMQALDQKGILKGNSLKRYSGRLNIDTKIFSNFSVGMNLNFTHSYNQRLSNDDQFSTPLQIVALSPITPVIDPRTGLLSGTPPGDHNGDYPLYYNALINVQNAYFHTNVYRTLGNVYANWEIVKHLTFRSEFGVDQTNQNEDSYYNSLTAANTGTPNGFGQNTNQSIVHYTVNNFITYKNVFSQDHSLDITAGTSYEYSHMLGNDIQGKQFPSDAYKQISSAAVKSAGSSSQSEYNFVGYFARANYAYKSKYLLSASVREDASSRFGANNRYGTFPSASVGWVLSQENFLKNWQPLSELKLRASYGLTGNGEIGDYSSLGLFSGDAGYNGTPGQRFTQLANPNLKWEKTLQFDLGLDFGFFNNRFSGGFDYYRKNTRDLLLNVNVPQTLGIAFQTQNLGKLYNQGLELTLSSDNFVGKFRWNTSFNVSYNVNKVTYTNGQIIDDGADLNRVIEGQPIGVFYGREYAGVDPANGDAIYYKNAKKADGTIDRSTTNDPNQATSVPLGNPTPKYTGGLTNSFSFKGVDLSFTIYGSFGNKIYNGGGQYMSSSASNGLDNQTIDQLKYWDKPGDITNVPEPREFYANGTDPSSRYLSSGSYVRLKTVTLGYTFPPDMLKKIKIDKLRVFVNAYNLFLITKYAGWDPEVNADFLASNINLGNDFYSAPQPRTITFGVNVGL from the coding sequence TTTCTGTTTTTCATCTGCTTTTGCTCAAAACCGGGTGATAAAAGGTAAAGTAACTGATCAAAAAGATGGATTGCCGTTGCCCGGGGTAACGGTGATGGCAAAAGGTGCCGCGTCAACCGGCACCCAAACAGATTTGAACGGCTTATACACCCTGACAATACCAGATGGTATAAAATCACTTTCGTTTAAATATATTGGTTACAAGGAAGCAATTTTACCGGTTAGCGGGGCAGTTTTAGACGTTCAAATGGAGGCCGATCCCAAGCAGCTCACGGAGGTGGTAGTGGTGGGTTACGGTACACAAAAAAGAGGTAGCCTTACTGGTTCAATAGCGTCTGTCTCGGGCAAGGATGTTGCCGAAACGCCCGTAACCACATTTGAGCAGGCCATACAGGGCAAAACGGCAGGAGTTAATATCCAGGCCGAGGGTGGTAAACTTGGGCAGGGTATAAAGATCAGCGTTAGGGGGCAGTCATCAATTTCGGCAGGAACGCAACCGTTGGTGGTTATTGACGGTATTATTGTTAATCAAACCGATCTGTCAAGTAACGGGGCGACGTCAAACCCACTTGCCGACATCAATTTTAACGATATTGAATCGTATCAGGTATTGAAGGATGCGGCAGCATCAGCAATATACGGTGCACGCGCATCCAATGGTGTTATCCTGATAACAACAAAAAAGGGTAAGGCAGGTACTGCAAAAATCAATTTCAACGCGCAATACGGTTCAAGCGTACCCTCCCGGCACCGCAAATTTTTAAATAGCGATCAATGGCTTCAGATAGAACAGCGGTCGGTTGTTGGAGCGGCAAAACAGGATGTTTTAAACGGGTATTTTGAAACGCTTCAGGACGCGCTGGATTATGAAAACCTGGATAATACTTTTACGGGTTTAGCTGCGGGGAATACCAAATGGAACAGTACCAATACGGATTGGGAAAAGCAAGCATTTCAAAGCGCGCCAATGCAGCAGTACGATCTGAACTTTTCAGGAGGGAGCGAAAAGACCACCTATTTTATTGGGATGCAGGCGCTGGATCAAAAAGGCATACTTAAGGGTAATTCATTAAAGCGTTACAGCGGAAGGCTAAATATCGACACCAAAATATTCTCTAACTTCAGCGTTGGGATGAACCTTAACTTTACCCATAGCTATAATCAAAGGTTAAGCAATGATGATCAGTTTTCAACCCCGCTGCAAATTGTTGCACTCTCGCCCATAACGCCGGTAATTGACCCGCGTACAGGTTTGCTGAGCGGTACGCCTCCCGGAGATCACAATGGCGATTACCCTTTATATTATAACGCACTTATTAATGTGCAGAACGCATATTTTCATACCAACGTTTACCGCACCCTTGGTAATGTTTATGCAAATTGGGAGATAGTAAAACATTTAACATTCCGGTCGGAATTTGGTGTTGACCAAACGAACCAGAATGAAGACAGCTATTATAATAGCTTAACGGCGGCTAATACCGGCACACCTAATGGATTTGGTCAAAATACCAATCAGAGTATTGTGCACTACACGGTAAATAATTTCATTACTTACAAGAATGTTTTTTCGCAGGATCATTCGCTTGATATAACAGCGGGTACCAGTTATGAATACAGCCATATGCTTGGTAACGATATCCAGGGAAAACAATTTCCCTCGGACGCCTATAAGCAGATCTCCTCGGCAGCGGTTAAATCAGCCGGGTCTTCAAGCCAGTCTGAATATAATTTTGTTGGCTATTTCGCGAGGGCAAATTATGCTTACAAAAGCAAATATCTGCTCTCTGCAAGTGTTCGTGAGGACGCTTCTTCCAGATTTGGTGCCAACAATAGATACGGCACGTTCCCGTCGGCGTCTGTTGGATGGGTATTGAGCCAGGAAAATTTTCTGAAAAACTGGCAGCCTTTAAGTGAATTGAAGTTAAGGGCCAGTTATGGTTTAACCGGGAACGGTGAAATAGGAGATTATTCATCACTGGGACTATTTTCAGGGGATGCGGGTTACAATGGTACGCCCGGTCAGCGTTTTACACAACTGGCAAATCCTAATCTGAAATGGGAGAAGACACTTCAGTTTGACCTAGGACTTGATTTCGGCTTTTTCAATAATAGGTTTTCAGGCGGGTTTGATTATTATCGCAAAAACACCCGCGACCTGCTTTTAAATGTTAATGTCCCTCAAACTTTGGGTATCGCTTTTCAAACCCAAAATCTGGGTAAATTATATAACCAGGGCCTGGAACTAACATTGTCGTCAGATAATTTTGTTGGGAAGTTTAGATGGAATACGAGTTTTAACGTTTCCTATAACGTAAATAAGGTGACCTATACCAACGGCCAGATTATTGACGATGGTGCCGATCTGAACCGCGTTATTGAAGGCCAGCCGATAGGCGTTTTTTATGGACGTGAGTACGCAGGGGTTGATCCGGCAAATGGGGATGCTATTTATTACAAAAACGCGAAGAAGGCCGACGGAACAATTGACAGAAGTACAACAAACGACCCTAACCAGGCAACAAGTGTCCCTTTAGGTAACCCGACGCCGAAATATACAGGTGGTTTAACCAATAGCTTCTCTTTTAAAGGAGTTGATCTTTCATTTACTATTTACGGTTCTTTCGGAAATAAAATATATAATGGCGGTGGGCAATATATGAGCTCATCAGCAAGTAATGGCCTGGATAACCAAACCATTGATCAGCTTAAATACTGGGATAAGCCGGGGGATATTACCAATGTCCCTGAGCCACGCGAGTTTTATGCAAACGGAACCGACCCATCCAGCCGGTACCTTTCCAGTGGGTCATACGTGCGTTTAAAAACAGTAACGTTAGGCTATACTTTTCCGCCGGATATGCTTAAAAAAATCAAAATCGATAAATTAAGGGTTTTTGTAAATGCCTATAACTTGTTTTTGATAACTAAGTATGCAGGATGGGATCCTGAAGTGAATGCGGATTTCCTTGCGAGCAACATTAATTTGGGTAATGATTTTTATTCAGCACCGCAACCCCGTACTATTACTTTTGGTGTAAATGTTGGATTATAA